The region CCGGGATTGCGCGTCTTGAATCCACGGATGAACTCCGCGCCGCTCAAGTACGGAAAGATGAGCGTCTCCTGTATCACGAGCGGCGCCCGGCCGAAGACCGGCATCGACGCCTGGTTCTCGCGGATCATGTCACGCACGCGGTCCCAGCCGCCCGGCAGATTGACCGCGACGTTCCCGCCGCCGAGCATCGCCGCGACCTGCTCGTACACCGCCTGTCCCTCGAACACCGCCTGCGCCGCAGCCTGGCGGTCGTTCTCGCCCTCGAGATTCTGCAGCGCTTCAAGATCCACGTACTGGTCCTGCAGCGCGTGCACCAGCTCGTGCGTGATCGTGAGTCCGACGATGTCGTCGGGCGACCCTTCGACCACGTATAGCACGTCGGTCGCCGGATCGTAGTAGCCCACGATCTGCTCCTCGAGCAGGCTCACGAGGTACTCGCGCAGATTCAGCGTGTCGGGGATCATGCCGAACCGCTTGTACGCGGCCTCCTGCCCCGCCATCTCGCGCTGCGCCACGGGCCTGGTGATCTGCGCGAGCACGAACTCGCGCACCTGCGCCTTGGAGCGCGCCTCGACTTTGGGCGGACGCTTGAACTTGAGCCCCGTGCCCCGCTCGATCAGCGGAATCGCTTCCGCGACCTGCCGGCCATACGGTCCCTCGTACTCCTGCTTCCGCTCGCGGCAGCCCGTTGCGACGACTGCCACAAGAGCGAGAACGAGCTGCATACGTCGATCGCGAAAAATCATGATCTCTGTGTTGTTGTCGTTGCAGCTAGCTGCTAGCTGCTAGCCGTAGTTGACCAGGCTGTCGAGATACCACGCGATCATCGCCTGGCCCCAGAGCAGCGCAATGACGGCTGCCGGAGCAAGGAACACACCGAAAGGGATCACCGGAACGATCCCGTCGTCGTCCGCGGGCGGACCCAGGCTGCCGCGGCGGTCGCGGTTCAGGCGGATGAGGCGGATGGGATAGATGATCAGCACGTACGCCACGGTGCCGAGCGCGGCCGCGAGGAAGATCGTGAGCAGCGCCAGGCGCGGGCCCACGGCCGCTCCGATCACGGCCATCAAGGTGACGTCGCCGAAGCCCATCGCTTCCTTGCGCAGCGCGACCTCGCCCAGCCAGCCAGCGATCGAGATGGCGCCGGCGCCCGCGCACGCGCCGATGAGGGCCTCGTACGGCAGCGCGAACGGTCCCGCCTCCCCCGCCATCACTCCCACCACGGAGAAGGTCATCATCCACAGCAGCCCGAACACCGTGAAGCCGTCGGGGATCGTGTAGTGCAGCGCGTCCGTCATCGCGATGCCGATCAGCAGCGTGACGAATACGGCGACACGAAGCGCGGTGAGCGTCGGCCCGAAGTGCGCGACGGAGGCGAGCCAGGCGAAGGCCACCGCCAGCTCGACCAGCGGGTACATGATCGAGATCGGCTGCCCGCACCCTCGGCAGCGAGCCCGCAGCGCGAGCCAGCTCAGGACCGGAATGTTCTCGTACCACTTGATGGGCCGCTCGCAGTTGGGGCAGCGCGACCGCGGCGTCACCACCGACTGCCCCGCCGGCCAGCGCGAGATACACACGTTGAGGAAGGACCCCCAGACGGCGCCGAACGCGAAGGCGAATACGCGGATCAGTGTCTCGGTCATCCCCTAAGCTCGTGCAGAATTATCCCCGCGGCCACCGCCACGTTCAGCGATTCCACCGCCGGCTCTAGCGGAATCGACACCAGCAGGTCGCACCGCTCCCGCACCGCGGGCGTCAGCCCCGCCCCTTCGTTGCCCAGCGCGACCGCCACCGCGGCCGGTGCCCGCCGACTGCCGATGCTCTCGCCGTCCGCGGCCGCACCCCAGAGCGGGATCGACGCGGCGCCCAGAAAATCGAATAGCTCCTCCGATGCCGCATGCACGAGCGGATACCGGAAGTGCGCGCCCATCGCGCCTCGGACGACCTTCGGATTCCACAGGTCCACGGTTCCCGGGAGGGCGACTATGCCGCTCGCCCCGAGCGCGGCCGCCGTGCGCACGATCGTGCCCGCGTTCCCCGGATCCTGAATCCCGTCCAGAACCACGATTCGCGCGATGCCGGTGACCGGGATCGAGGACAGTCGATATTCAGGTGTTTCAGCGACAGCCAGAATGCCTTGCGGTGTATCGGTGTCGGCGGCGGAGGCCAGGTCACGCTCGTCGACCCGCTCCAGGGTAATGCGGCGATCCGCGATCAGCGCCGCCAGGGCGGAACCGCGGGCGCTTTCCAGGAACTGCGGGGTAACAAGAACACCTCGCACCGAAAGCTCCGACCGGATCAGCTCCTCGACGGCGCGGACGCCTTCGGCGAGGAAGAGCGACCGCCGCTCGCGCCCTTTTCGGCGCTTGAGATCGCGCGCCAGGGTGAGGAGGCTCATCGCCGGGCCGCTACCGGCGCGATGGCGGCCGTCGGAACCGGAGCCATTGGGAATAGGATTTGCCTTTGATAGGGCAGAAAATCTACGAAGGAGTAACGATGAGACGTACGTTCACGGCACTTGTGCTCGCTTTCTCGGTCGTCGGCTGTTCCATCTCCCGGCAGCAGGAAGCCGAGATGGGACGGGATTACGCGATCCAGATCAATCAGCAGCTGCCCATAGTCCAGGACGCCGAAGTTAACCGGTACATCAACCTGCTCGGCGATTCGATCGCGCGGCTGACGAGCGCGCCCGACCATAACTGGACGTTCTTCATCGTCGACAGCCCGGAAGTGAACGCCTTCGCGGTCCCCGGCGGATACGTCTACGTCAATCGCGGGCTGATCGCGCGCACCG is a window of Gemmatimonadaceae bacterium DNA encoding:
- a CDS encoding prepilin peptidase, whose translation is MTETLIRVFAFAFGAVWGSFLNVCISRWPAGQSVVTPRSRCPNCERPIKWYENIPVLSWLALRARCRGCGQPISIMYPLVELAVAFAWLASVAHFGPTLTALRVAVFVTLLIGIAMTDALHYTIPDGFTVFGLLWMMTFSVVGVMAGEAGPFALPYEALIGACAGAGAISIAGWLGEVALRKEAMGFGDVTLMAVIGAAVGPRLALLTIFLAAALGTVAYVLIIYPIRLIRLNRDRRGSLGPPADDDGIVPVIPFGVFLAPAAVIALLWGQAMIAWYLDSLVNYG
- a CDS encoding RNA methyltransferase, encoding MSLLTLARDLKRRKGRERRSLFLAEGVRAVEELIRSELSVRGVLVTPQFLESARGSALAALIADRRITLERVDERDLASAADTDTPQGILAVAETPEYRLSSIPVTGIARIVVLDGIQDPGNAGTIVRTAAALGASGIVALPGTVDLWNPKVVRGAMGAHFRYPLVHAASEELFDFLGAASIPLWGAAADGESIGSRRAPAAVAVALGNEGAGLTPAVRERCDLLVSIPLEPAVESLNVAVAAGIILHELRG